In the Butyricicoccus intestinisimiae genome, GAACGAGCAGTCCTCCCACAGACCCACGGTATCCAGCATATAATGTGCCAGATCCAGACAGTCCTTAAATTCTTCCTCCAGCTGATCCGGACGAACGACGTTGTGACCCTCAGAAATGGTAAACTGACGAACACGAATCAGGCCGTGCATTTCGCCGGAATCCTCGTTGCGGAACAGCGTCGAGGTCTCGCCCAAGCGCATCGGCAGATCGCGGTAGGAACGCGCGCGGTTGAGATATACCTGATACTGGAACGGACAGGTCATCGGGCGCAGAGCCAGACACTCCTTTTCTTCATCATACGGATCGCCGATGATGAACATGCCGTCCAGATAATGATCCCAGTGACCGGAAATGCGGAAGAATTCGCGCTTTGCCATCAGCGGGGTCTTGGTCAGCAGATAGCCGTGCTCCTGCTCGACATCTTCTACCCAGCGCTGCAGCAGCTGAATGACGCGCGCGCCCTTCGGCAGCATAACCGGCAGACCCTGGCCCAGTGTCTCTACCGTGGTGAAATATTCCAGCTCACGACCCAGCTTGTTGTGGTCGCGCTTCTTTGCTTCTTCTACTGCTGCCAGATACTCGTCCAGCATAGTCTTTTTCGGGAACGCCGTGCCGTAAATGCGCTGGAGCATCTTGTTGTGCTCATCGCCGCGCCAGTATGCGCCGGTGCAGGAGGTCAGCTTGAATGCCTTGACCTTGGATGTATCGGTGCAGTGCGGGCCTGCGCACAGGTCGGTAAAGTCGCCCTGATGGTACAGCGTAATCAGCTCGCCTTCCGGCAGATCCTCAATCAGCTCTACCTTATACGGCTCATTCTTCTCGCGGAACAGGTTGAGCGCATCCTCGCGGGAAACCTCCTCGCGAATCATCGGAATGCCCTGCTTGACGATTTTTTTCATCTCCGCCTCGATCTTTTCCAGATCCTCCGGCGTGAAATTGTGTTCGGAATCAATATCGTAATAGAAGCCGTTGTCGATGGCCGGTCCGATTGCCAGCTTGACATCCGGATACAGGTGCTTGACTGCCTGTGCCAGAACGTGCGAAGCGGTGTGACGCAGGGTCCACTTGCCCATATCATCATCAAAGGTCAGGACGCTCATCGTGCAGTCCTTCTCCAGCGGTGTTTTCAGATCGACGGTCTGTCCGTCTACCTCTGCTGCCAGTGCGGCGCGTGCCAGACCGGCAGAAATCTGCTTGGCAACATCCAGACAGGTTGCACCATTCTCGACCTGCATGATGGTTCCGTCTTTCAGGGTAATGTTAATCATAACAATCCAATCCTTTCTTTGGGGCAAAAAAACAACTCCCGCCCCCAAAATGTTGTC is a window encoding:
- the thrS gene encoding threonine--tRNA ligase, with the protein product MINITLKDGTIMQVENGATCLDVAKQISAGLARAALAAEVDGQTVDLKTPLEKDCTMSVLTFDDDMGKWTLRHTASHVLAQAVKHLYPDVKLAIGPAIDNGFYYDIDSEHNFTPEDLEKIEAEMKKIVKQGIPMIREEVSREDALNLFREKNEPYKVELIEDLPEGELITLYHQGDFTDLCAGPHCTDTSKVKAFKLTSCTGAYWRGDEHNKMLQRIYGTAFPKKTMLDEYLAAVEEAKKRDHNKLGRELEYFTTVETLGQGLPVMLPKGARVIQLLQRWVEDVEQEHGYLLTKTPLMAKREFFRISGHWDHYLDGMFIIGDPYDEEKECLALRPMTCPFQYQVYLNRARSYRDLPMRLGETSTLFRNEDSGEMHGLIRVRQFTISEGHNVVRPDQLEEEFKDCLDLAHYMLDTVGLWEDCSFRFSQWDPANPNNKYEGTAEQWEEAQATMAQILDDLGVPYEIGIDEAAFYGPKLDIQYHNVHGKEDTLVTIQIDMLLAQRFGMHYTDADGQKKLPYIIHRTSLGCYERTLAYLIEKYAGSLPTWMAPEQVRVLPVTDRAADYADEIGKKLLKKGYRATVDHRSEKLGYKIREGRNERIPYLLIVGDKDLENNTVSPRQRVDGDLGAMSFEEFEAQLAEIVSTKAKK